A segment of the Candidatus Doudnabacteria bacterium genome:
ACATCACAACTTCCAATTTCAGCGTTTCTCCGACCTATGATTATCAGAACGGTAAAAATACGATCAACGGCTATCAGGGCAACCAGAGCATCACCGTGAAGGTCCACGGAGTGGACAAATCTACCGATACGCTGAGCAAGATCTTGGGTGGGGCTGCGACCAATGGCAGTAATCAGATCCAGGGCGTATCGTTCAGTTTTGAAGATCCGGATAACCTGAAACAGCAGGCCCGCCTTATGGCAGTGGCTAAAGCCAGGGCGAATGCCCAGGACTTGGCTTCGGCCTCCGGGTTAACGCTGGGGAAAGTTATCAGCATCTCGGAAGGCAGTTCAAATATCCCGGGCCCGATCCCGTACGGCATAAGCCCGGGAGTAGCTGCTGATGTCAAATCATTGCCTACGATCGAGCCCGGCAGCCAGGATGTAACAGTTACCGTAAATGTTACGTTTGAAATAAAATAATTAACTGGATTTATGGAAAAACATTATGTCTGTCCGGTTTGCGGCGGTGTATCATCTACGCCCAAGAATTGTGATACCCAGGGCTGCTCCTTAAAAGGACAACCCATGAGGCTTTGCACTTGCACGGACGGCAAGCATGAAGCCGTTATCAGCGACCAGCTTTAGGCATGGAGAATCGGGAAATTGAGGTTAAATTTTTAGAGATCGACAAAGCTGTTTTGATTGAAAGACTTTTGGATTTGGGATCTCAAGACCTGGGCGAGGAGCTAATTACCGAGCAGATCTTTTATGACAAGGAAAAAAAATGGATCAGTGAACATAAGTTTATCCGCATCCGCACAACCGGCAAGGGAATTTTTCTTACATATAAGCACAAGGAAGACAGGACTGCCACAGGCACTCTTGAGATAGAATTTCAAATAAATGAGCCGGGGAAAGCCTCTGCTTTTTTGACAGCGTTGGATCTGGTCATGTTCAGAACCCAGGAAAAAAAAAGGCACAAATTCAAGCTTGGAGATATAACCGTCGATATCGACACATGGCCTAAAATCCCGACGTATGTGGAGCTTGAGGGCCCTACAGAGGAGGCAATCATGGATGCATCAAAAAAATTAGGCTTTGATTGGAGCAAAGGAGTTTTCGGCACCGCCGCGTACATAATCGAAGAGGTTTACAATATACCGGTTCGTCAGCTGCGTTATTTTACTTTTGACCGCACGGAATAAAAAAAAGCGCGAGCTTTATGCTCAGCGCTTCTTAAGTATTATGAAGCATTTTGCTATAAGGATTTACGGCCAAGTGCAGGGGATAAATTTTCGTTGGAACGCCCGGAAGCAGGCGGAAAAATTAAAGATCACCGGCTATGTCAAAAACCTGCCGGACGGCTCAGTTTTGCTGGAAGCGGAAGGAGAGCCGGCAGGCCTCGCAGAACTGGTTAAATGGTGCAAAAAAGGCCCTTGGCTGGCAAAAGTGGGGGTCTGTGGAGGTTGTTGAAGGGCCGATCCTGGGTTATAATAATTTTGAAATTAAATCTTGAACATGAAACAAAACATCAAAAGGCCTATTTATTTGATCGCGTTCACTTTTTTGGGATTTTTGCTGGGATTATTGATCGAAGCCATAGTCGAGTTTTATTATACAACCCTGCTCTTGGCGGACTTCAACCGCTACAGCTTTGGTTTGAGCTGGGCGGATCTGACCCAGATCCGGGATTTTTTTGCGGTGCTGGTCTTCCTCGCAAGCGCTTGGTGGGGATACCGCGCAGGCATATATTGGTGGCATCAAATTTACGAACTAAATAAGTACGGGAGCAAGCAATGGTTTAAAAGGGACTACACGAAAAAACTGGGTTTGGTTTACGTGATCGCGATAATCGCGGCAATCCTTTTCGTTTATGTAAGCTCAAACAGCGAACTTACAGGAAATAATCCCGCTAAATATATCAACAACCATGAAAATCACCAGCACTTCGTTTACCGAGGGGGGCAATATTCCCGAAAAATATACCTGTAAAAATCCCAATCCTGTCAATCCGGAATTGAAATTTTCCGGGGTGCCGCTTGAGACGAAAAGTCTGGCTTTGGTCCTGCATGATCCTGATGCGCCGGTAGCCGGCGGATTTACGCACTGGGTAGTTTATGACATGCCGCCCCAGACCCGGATGATCGCGGAAAATTCCGCGCCGGCGGGCATGCAGGCAAAAAACGGAGCCGGAACAAACAAATATATCGGCCCGTGTCCGCCTTCGGGAACCCACCGCTACTTTTTCAAGCTCTACGCGCTGGACACAGTGTTGGCCGCCAATTCGATCCAAAACGAAGACAATCTTATCACAGCCATGCAGGGCCATATTTTATCGGAAGCGGAACTCATGGCAAAGTTCAGCCACTAAAAAATTCGGTTAAACAATCTAAAAGCCTTCTGCTATAATAAGAGGGCTTTTAATTTATCTCATAATATGAAACTTTCTGAAAAACGCTGCGTTCCCTGCGAAGGCGGAATGCCGGCGTTCTCAAAACAAAAAACTGCCAAATATATTTCAAAAATAAACAAAGCTTGGAAGGTCGTCGGGAATAAAAAATTGCGCCGCGAGTTCAAGTTCCTTAATTTCGTTGAAACCATGGGTTTTGTGAATGAAGTTGCTCTGATCGCACAGGCAGAGGACCATCATCCTGATATGCAGATTTCGTATTCCAACGCCGTCAT
Coding sequences within it:
- a CDS encoding SIMPL domain-containing protein (The SIMPL domain is named for its presence in mouse protein SIMPL (signalling molecule that associates with mouse pelle-like kinase). Bacterial member BP26, from Brucella, was shown to assemble into a channel-like structure, while YggE from E. coli has been associated with resistance to oxidative stress.), yielding METNIKPWLWQTLAVLLSLFLALIVVDKLYAVYQDFHPSVSKNTISMAADGKASAAPDLATINIGVISSGSTAKQVQDDMTAKANSITDFAKQQGIDPKDITTSNFSVSPTYDYQNGKNTINGYQGNQSITVKVHGVDKSTDTLSKILGGAATNGSNQIQGVSFSFEDPDNLKQQARLMAVAKARANAQDLASASGLTLGKVISISEGSSNIPGPIPYGISPGVAADVKSLPTIEPGSQDVTVTVNVTFEIK
- the cyaB gene encoding class IV adenylate cyclase, producing the protein MENREIEVKFLEIDKAVLIERLLDLGSQDLGEELITEQIFYDKEKKWISEHKFIRIRTTGKGIFLTYKHKEDRTATGTLEIEFQINEPGKASAFLTALDLVMFRTQEKKRHKFKLGDITVDIDTWPKIPTYVELEGPTEEAIMDASKKLGFDWSKGVFGTAAYIIEEVYNIPVRQLRYFTFDRTE
- a CDS encoding acylphosphatase, coding for MKHFAIRIYGQVQGINFRWNARKQAEKLKITGYVKNLPDGSVLLEAEGEPAGLAELVKWCKKGPWLAKVGVCGGC
- a CDS encoding YbhB/YbcL family Raf kinase inhibitor-like protein, whose translation is MKITSTSFTEGGNIPEKYTCKNPNPVNPELKFSGVPLETKSLALVLHDPDAPVAGGFTHWVVYDMPPQTRMIAENSAPAGMQAKNGAGTNKYIGPCPPSGTHRYFFKLYALDTVLAANSIQNEDNLITAMQGHILSEAELMAKFSH
- a CDS encoding 4a-hydroxytetrahydrobiopterin dehydratase; protein product: MKLSEKRCVPCEGGMPAFSKQKTAKYISKINKAWKVVGNKKLRREFKFLNFVETMGFVNEVALIAQAEDHHPDMQISYSNAVIELWTHAVGGLSENDFILAAKIDEL